A part of Pseudomonadota bacterium genomic DNA contains:
- a CDS encoding glycosyltransferase family 2 protein: MSVRLSAVVVARNEEAQLEACLACLDFCDEIVVVLDRSTDDSASIARRHTDHVIEGAWEIEGPRRNTGLDAAAGDWILEVDADERVTSALAQEITSVIQTATAPAHFLVPFDNYIGERRVRYGWGGSWGVSAAVRLFSPGAKRWGDDRIHPSLVLTGEKRWLKERMDHYVDRNISDMIQRLDRYTTARAQDLRASGDIGTLAGNVRRFYSRFFKCYIARQGYREGGYGFLNATFAGLYPLISHLKARLERD, from the coding sequence AACGAAGAGGCCCAACTTGAGGCCTGCCTTGCCTGCCTCGACTTCTGTGACGAGATCGTCGTCGTGCTGGATCGCAGCACCGATGATTCGGCGTCGATCGCACGGCGCCACACCGATCACGTGATCGAAGGCGCGTGGGAGATCGAAGGGCCGCGCCGCAACACCGGCCTGGACGCCGCGGCCGGTGACTGGATCCTGGAAGTCGATGCGGACGAACGCGTGACGTCGGCGCTTGCCCAGGAGATCACGTCGGTCATCCAGACTGCCACCGCGCCCGCCCATTTCCTCGTGCCGTTCGACAATTATATCGGCGAGCGGCGCGTGCGTTATGGCTGGGGCGGATCGTGGGGCGTCAGCGCGGCGGTGCGTCTGTTTTCGCCGGGCGCCAAACGTTGGGGCGACGACCGCATACATCCCTCGCTTGTTCTGACGGGGGAGAAGCGCTGGCTGAAAGAGCGCATGGATCATTATGTCGACCGCAACATCTCCGACATGATCCAGCGGCTCGACCGCTACACCACCGCCCGCGCGCAAGACCTGAGAGCGAGCGGCGACATCGGCACGCTTGCCGGCAACGTCCGTCGTTTCTACTCGCGTTTCTTCAAATGCTACATCGCGCGCCAGGGATACCGGGAGGGCGGCTACGGTTTCCTGAACGCCACGTTCGCCGGGCTCTATCCGCTGATCTCGCACTTGAAGGCGCGGTTGGAGCGCGATTGA
- a CDS encoding glycosyltransferase, with protein MRLVQAMAGAEVGGAEAFFMRLVPGLADAGLEQRAIIRRHDVRQETLNLAGVETVGLRFGGPFDLSTRFAYGRAVKEFAPDAVLTWMNRATTLCPRGSYVHLARLGGFYDLKYYRRCDHLIGNTRGICDYLIGQGWPAERTHYLPNFVDADEQPPIDKESMRTPDDMKVVLAMGRLHPNKAFDVLIEAMAEVPDAMLWLAGSGPLQTRLEDHVHTLGLEGRVRFLGWRDDGAALMAAADVLVCPSRHEPLGNVVLEGWAHHRPVVAAASQGPSELIEDGKTGLLVPVDQARPLAAAINACLTDQTLAAELVEAGFSTYRETFARDVVVRDYIDLLNTVTA; from the coding sequence ATGCGTCTTGTGCAGGCGATGGCGGGTGCGGAGGTCGGCGGCGCCGAGGCATTCTTCATGCGCCTGGTGCCCGGCCTGGCCGATGCCGGCCTTGAGCAGCGCGCGATCATCCGCCGCCACGACGTGCGTCAGGAAACCCTGAACCTCGCCGGGGTCGAAACCGTGGGCCTGCGTTTCGGCGGGCCGTTCGACCTCTCGACGCGTTTCGCCTATGGCCGCGCGGTCAAAGAGTTTGCGCCCGATGCCGTGCTGACCTGGATGAATCGGGCGACCACGCTGTGCCCGCGCGGGTCCTATGTGCATCTGGCGCGGCTCGGCGGCTTCTATGATCTCAAGTACTACCGGCGCTGCGACCATCTGATCGGCAACACGCGAGGCATCTGCGATTACCTGATCGGTCAGGGCTGGCCCGCCGAGCGCACCCACTATCTGCCCAACTTCGTCGATGCCGACGAGCAGCCTCCCATCGACAAGGAGTCGATGCGCACCCCCGACGACATGAAAGTCGTGCTCGCCATGGGCCGGCTGCACCCTAACAAGGCATTCGACGTGCTGATTGAAGCCATGGCCGAGGTGCCGGATGCCATGCTTTGGCTGGCCGGCAGTGGTCCGCTTCAGACTCGTCTTGAGGACCACGTCCACACGTTGGGCCTGGAAGGCCGGGTCAGGTTTCTTGGCTGGCGCGATGATGGCGCCGCATTGATGGCGGCGGCCGATGTCCTGGTCTGCCCGTCGCGCCATGAACCCCTTGGCAATGTGGTTCTGGAGGGCTGGGCCCACCACCGGCCGGTGGTTGCCGCGGCTAGCCAGGGGCCGTCGGAACTGATCGAGGACGGTAAGACCGGCCTCCTGGTGCCGGTCGATCAAGCGCGGCCGCTCGCGGCGGCGATCAACGCCTGCCTCACCGACCAGACGCTTGCCGCCGAGCTTGTCGAGGCGGGGTTTTCCACCTATCGCGAGACCTTCGCGCGCGATGTCGTTGTGCGCGACTACATCGACCTGCTCAACACGGTGACCGCCTGA